A genomic segment from Nicotiana sylvestris chromosome 1, ASM39365v2, whole genome shotgun sequence encodes:
- the LOC138876861 gene encoding uncharacterized protein produces MYGAKALIPVEIGEPSTRYTQAPEESNEEEMQINLYLLKERREATLIRMAAQKQIIERYYNRKAHLRYFKIGDFVLKKVFQLTKAANAGKMSPNWEGPYRIRGIAGKGAYELETMECKVLPSNWNHVPLKKYYL; encoded by the coding sequence ATGTATGGTGCcaaagccttaattccagttgaaataggtgaaccaagtACAAGATATACCCAAGCACCTGAAGAATCAAATGAAGAAGAGATGCAAATAAATCTATATTTGCTTAAAGAAAGGAGAGAAGCGACTCTAATAAGGATGGCAGCGCAAAAACAAATTATTGAGCGATACTACAATCGGAAAGCTCATCttagatacttcaagattggggacttcgtcctcaaaaaggtttttcaattaACAAAAGCGGCCAATGCAGGAAAGATgagtccaaattgggaaggaccttacAGGATTCGAGGCATTGCTGGAAAGGGTGCGTATGAGTTAGAAACAATGGAATGCAAAGTACTCCCATCAAATTGGAATCATGTTCCTTTAAAGAAGTATTACTTATAA